A stretch of the Nicotiana tabacum cultivar K326 chromosome 6, ASM71507v2, whole genome shotgun sequence genome encodes the following:
- the LOC107799880 gene encoding BTB/POZ and TAZ domain-containing protein 1, translated as MSPNNFATDFNGVSGEMPEADIQIITSGGRRIPAHSTVLAAASSVLESILVRPQKRRSSEKTIRILGVPCDAVSVFVQFLSSFKCSEEQLEKHGIHLLALSHVYLVPQLKQRCTKGLAEQLTIKNAVDVLQLARLCDAPDLYLKCLKFISTNFKKVEKTEGWKFLQDHDSLLELEILQFMDEADSRKKRTRRHRREQNLYLQLSEAMDCIEHICTEGCTSVGPCHEEPCTKKLPCSKFKTCQGVQLLIRHFATCKRRVNGGCLRCKRMWQLLRLHSSICDKPDECRVPLCRQFKMKVQQKGDDALWESLVRKVVSARTISSLSLPKRKREEEPKMNLDHHQARSLSTTRCQ; from the exons ATGTCGCCTAATAACTTTGCCACCGATTTTAATGGAGTTTCCGGCGAAATGCCTGAAGCCGACATTCAAATCATCACCTCCGGTGGCCGCCGCATTCCAGCACATTCTACTGTTCTG GCTGCGGCTTCTTCAGTTCTGGAGAGCATACTGGTTCGGCCGCAAAAGCGACGGAGCTCCGAGAAAACCATTCGGATTCTGGGTGTTCCCTGCGACGCCGTTTCCGTGTTTGTCCAGTTTCTCTCTTCTTTCAA GTGCAGTGAGGAGCAGTTGGAGAAACATGGAATTCATCTTCTAGCACTCTCTCATGTGTATTTGGTACCACAACTAAAACAGAGATGCACAAAGGGATTAGCTGAGCAATTGACCATTAAAAATGCGGTAGATGTGCTTCAACTGGCCAGGCTCTGTGATGCACCTGATCTTTATCTCAAGTGCTTGAAATTTATATCAACCAATTTCAAGAAAGTTGAGAAGACTGAGGGTTGGAAGTTCCTCCAAGATCATGACTCTCTGCTTGAACTTGAAATTCTGCAGTTCATGGATGAGGCTGACTCG AGGAAGAAGAGGACAAGAAGACACAGACGGGAGCAGAACTTGTATTTACAGCTAAGCGAAGCAATGGATTGTATAGAGCACATATGCACTGAAGGATGCACCAGCGTGGGGCCATGTCACGAGGAGCCCTGCACAAAGAAGCTTCCATGTAGCAAATTCAAAACATGTCAAGGCGTCCAGCTCCTTATTCGACACTTCGCTACGTGTAAGAGAAGGGTGAATGGAGGTTGTTTGCGATGCAAAAGGATGTGGCAACTCCTTAGATTGCACTCTTCTATTTGTGACAAACCTGATGAATGCCGAGTTCCACTGTGCAG ACAATTCAAAATGAAGGTGCAACAAAAGGGAGATGATGCGCTATGGGAATCACTTGTTAGAAAGGTGGTGTCAGCCAGAACCATATCCTCACTATCTTTGCccaaaagaaagagagaagaggAACCAAAGATGAACTTAGACCATCATCAAGCGAGAAGCTTGTCGACAACTCGGTGTCAGTAG